The window ATTTCAGCAACCGATTGCAAACGAAGTATCTGGAGTACTTTAAAAATGATAAAGATCAAGATTTGACAAAGATCTTCTATAACGAATTGTAAAAAATGTGATAAGTCAAGCCTAAGTTTGCTAAAGACCTTTTTTGTGCGCCAAAGAAAAATCATTGAAATACCTCTTAGGACCCGTTACAAAATAACCTTGGTAACGAATAATTATTTTGGGATTAAACACATGAGCTTGCTTGTGAAATTGTTGAGTACAAGTCTAAAAAGATGCCGACGTTATTTCACCGTGGGTACTTAGGTGATATCTAGTTCATTTGTAACTTATCAGAAATTTGATCCATCTCAGTTCGTTCTACATCAATTGGCATTCATTTTCCGTCGCTATTACCTAACTTTGAATGTATTCAAGAAAGTAAATTAGAAAAGTATAGAGGTTGGATTTTGCTCCGGAAAAATTTTGGAATTTACGAAAGGTGGACAATATTTACCAGAGACCTCACATTACCTTTCATGATTTCTTTATTTAGTGGAAAAATAATATAATAGTCATCTTATTATTTGCAATTTTGTATACTTTTCTATAGAGAGTTGTCTTTTAAGTATGATGCGATTTAAGAGTGGAAATAACTTGTAATGCAACTTCTCGTGGATTGTGGTTTTTCTGCAAAACTTCACGATATGCATTACTATAGTCAGTATTTTCATTCAATTGCTGTATGATGATTGCCCTAATCATTTCGGGATCTTGTTTCGTTAAACATGTTTTTAATCTATTTTTTTTGAAATATATAACAGAGCTAGCATAATCTGGGCCTAAAACAAGAATAAGCCGTGCTGCTGATAAATAATCCAATAATTTTGAGGGAAAGGATGTGGAAACCATTATTTTATATTTTTCTTGAAATGAATATGGCGCAAAACACAAAATGCTAGAATGGATCTCTTGTTGCAAGTCTCGATTATCAATACATGGACTACATTTGATACAATCATAATTCCCAATTAAACTTTTTATTTCATTCATGTTTGGCAAGGTAAATCTTAGTTTAATGTTTGAACCAATATTATTGTTTATCTCATCAATTATTTGAGCAATTTGTTTTAGGCCTTCAATATAGAAGTGGCTAAGGTTACCAACATAGATTATTTGTTTCTCATCTGTCCCCAACTTTGAATCATTTTCCTGAAATCCGGTTTCAGATACAAGATCATAAGGGAGAGGAAGAACTACTGAATCTAGATTGTATAGACTTTGAATACGAGATCTTAACCCTTCAGATATAACAAAAATCTGATCTACCTCTTCCAGCCACTTGGGTATATCCTTTTGTGCTACATGTAAAGCGGTTGTATCACCAGATAACTCTGACCCGGAAAGAAAATCATCGACTAGATATGCTGCAATCGGCAGGTTACATGCTTGAGCAATTCGAAGTCCTCGAGACAGAGAGTAAGGGTTGACTCCGCAAGGACAAAAAACCCAGTTAGCACCGCTATTTTTTATTTTTTTTATGGAGCGAGATAAACGGAGTTTAAATTCAAGTTCCTCGCCAAATATATTTGAAAATACAGATCCAATAGGTTTAATAAAACCATTTAGCGGGAATCCCATAATACACTTCAGTCTTATATCGTCATCAAGATCTCTTCTGCCGTACATGTATCTTTGAGATCCGCTTACAATAATTGCAATGTTGTCTGATAATACTCGGAACAGACGTGTATTTACCCGGCACATGCCCCATGCCTTTACATTTTCTCTAACTGGGGGATCGTCGGTAACTATAGCTAGTTTTACCTCAGACCTCATGATTTATCGCTCAATTTACTTTTTTGAGGTTTTCCGATTACCCACATGGTAGGGCCCAAAATACTAATCCAATGTCCTGTTGACCAGAATATAATAGTTCGTATCATAGTTCTGACAAAACGACCCATTGGGACCCGACACCACCGATTTTTAGAGATATTTAATGGATATTCATCTTTAAATTGAATTACTTCCATTTTACACATTTTTATTAATGCATTGAGAGCTGTTGTCGTAAATAGTGTTTCATGGGTAATGTCGTTAGAATAATTCAATCCAGAAAATGGACTATCCCCGCAAGGACCTCTGAAAATAAATATACCATTCGGAGTTAAGACCTTATACACCAAATCTAAAAAGAAAACAAAGGATTCTTTATTCAAATGTTCAATAAAATCAATTGCAATGATCACATCGATTGATGAGGATGATTGCGATGCAAGCCATTCCAATGCATCTGCTTTAATAACATTGAGACTCTGGTCTTTACAAATCTCCAAGTATCGTTCTGACAGGTCAACACCAGTAACATCGACAAATCCTCTTTTTTGTAAATGTCGTAGAAATATGCCCGGGCCACAACCAACTTCAACAATTTTTTGAAATTTTCGTGTTTCTAAATGTGGTGTAAGTAATCTATCATAGATATCTGAATCTCTTTCCTCAAGTATTTCAACATCTCTTGCATTTGCAATGCCCCGGAGATCTGATTGGTTTGAATAATAACGAGAGATATAAGTGTCAGAATTTTCCATCATTTTTCCATCCTTCTGTAGTACTATTATTACTTTGAATTGCACCTCATAAATGACATCTTATGATGTCTTGACATACTAAATTCTCTTCTCACCCTACTTTAATCTCTCTTAGATGGAGAGAACATGATCCACAAAGAAATCAGCCGTTATGACTATAAATAGCGTTGTAACTTAATTAACAGTGGTGTAATTTTCATTCTATATCTTTTAACTCATCAGGAGAATATTCTCCAAAGGGGCATAAAATAACATTTGATGGTATTCTTTGGCGAATGACTTTAGCGGGTACACCAACTGCTACCGACCAATCAGGTATGTCTTTATTTACTAAAGATCCTGCCCCGATCACACATCCTTTACCAATTCTTACTCTTCCTAATATTGTAACTCTTGCACCGATCCAACAACCCTGCCCAATAATAACATTTTGATTATGGATGGGAACGTAGGATGAAATATCATGCGACCCGGCTACGATGAGTAGATCTCGAGCGGTTTGAGTATAACTCCCAATTATGACTTGGTCAAATGCCCAAATATGATTATAGTGTCCGAGTGCAACGCAATCCTGTATAAGAATATTTTTAGGGTATAAGCATTGGAATCCTGCACTAATTATTACTTTGTTTTTAATTCTTATACCCGATAATTTTAGGAATAAATTCTTAATATTGCAAAGAAATCTTGGATTTCGATAGTTCATGCAATTTCCAAGGAATATTAATAATGGAGCAAAGATAAATTGAAGGTAATAAAATAATTTATTTATTCTCATTCTTCATCCTCAAGTCCATCATAATACACAGTTTTGCCAGGAAATATCATTGAACCAATGCCCATCTTTTGCTCAAAAACGAGGCCCGTTTTTGTTGGACATCCTTCTGCAATTATTTCTGCTGCCATGGGAAATTCCCAAAGTGAAATAATTCCAGGATCATATATTGTTATGCTTAGATAATAGGTACCTTTTATTATCATTGGCAATTGGATGATGCTTTTTATATGCAATGAGCCTGGAGTTATTTTTTTTGTACCTCCGTTCATATATCCCGGAGAAAAAATTCCTATTACATTGTTTTGGGGGGAGATAAGGCGTGCTTCAATATTTATATATACTGACTGCACAACTTGACCCATTATCTCAATCTCAAGAAATTTGGCTTTGGGTTTGAGAATAATCTGATCCTGTTCTAAGTTGTTGATTTTTATTTTGTCAATATTAATATGATCGGTTTTTCGTTCTCCATGGGAAATGATAGTTCCACATCTTTTTACTGTATCTGACAGATATTTATCTACACAGCTGTTCACATCTCCTTCCTTTGCAACAGACCCATTTTGAAGTAAAATACATCTTGAGCAGAGTTGGTTTATCGCCCCCATATTATGACTCACAAACAGAACCGTCCTCCCCTCTTTTGCCACATCCTCCATCTTCCCTAAACACTTCTTTTGAAACTCTGCGTCTCCCACAGCAAGAACCTCATCCACGACAAGTATCTCCGGTTCCAGGTGGGCTGCTACAGAGAATGCAAGCCTTACATTCATACCACTTGAATACCTTTTAACTGGTGTGTCCAAAAACTTTTCGACGCCTGAGAACTTCACGATCTCGTCAAACTTCTCGTCGATCTCTCTCTTCTTCATGCCTAGAATAGAACCGTTAAAATAGATATTCTCCCTACCGGAAAGCTCAGGGTGGAAACCAGTGCCTACTTCAAGGAGGCTTCCTACACGCCCGCACATCCTTACCTCGCCCTCGGTCGGGTAGGTGATTCGTGAGAGGATCTTAAGGAGAGTACTCTTGCCTGCACCGTTTCTGCCAATAATTCCAACGACCTCCCCGCACCCTATCTCGAAATTCACGTCCTTGAGCGCCCAGAATGTGTCATTTTGCCTGCGACTATCCTTCAGTGTCTTTAACGGGTGCCTCATAGCAGAGGTAAGGCTTTCGGAGAACCTCTTGTATGTCCGATCAACGCCGATACTATACTGCTTGGATAAGTGTTTTACCTCGATTATCGGTTTTTCCTTTTTTGATGCCGCCATTTAGATCAAGTCCGCAAAATACTTCTCTGTACTCCTCAGGTAGAGAATTCCACTAGCAAAGATCACTATCGTCAGCACCGCCGAGATGGCAAGGCTAACAAAATTCACAGGAACGTGTCCTAGCAGGCATGCACGGTGAGCATCTATTAAACCGGTCATCGGATTCAGGTACAGCAACCACCGCATATTTTCACCCACAATATTTGTAGGGTAGATGACTGGTGATACAAACAGAAGAAGCTGGATAAAGAACGGAAGGGCGAACTTCACATCCCTATATTTTACACAGAAGGAAGAGAGCCAGTAGCCTAAGCCTGAAGAAAGCAAAAATGTCATAAAAACAATAAGTGGCAATAGGAGTATTGTAATACCAGGCATAAAATGGTAGTAGACCATCATAACTGCAAGGATACTCATAGCAATCCCATAATCAACAAGACCTGAAAGGCATGGCGCAGTCGGTATGAATATCCGCGGCATGTATACTTTTGAGAGAAGGGGAGCATTGTCAACAAGGCTGTTGCTTGATTGGGAAAGAGCATTCGAAAAATAAATCCAGAGTAGAAGGCCTGAGTATGAAAATATTGGATAGGGCACCCCATCTGAGGGCATCTGTGCTAACCGACTGAAGATCAGGGTGAATACTATCATCGTAAAAAAAGGCTGCAACAATGCCCAGGATGCACCCATAACCGTCTGTTTGTATCGGATCTTGATTTCCCGAAGGGCAAGGAAGAAAAGAAGCTCTCTGTACTCCTTCAGTTCCTGCCAGTTAAGATCCAGAAGCCCATATTTCGGGCGGATCACCAGTTCGTAGTCAGTTGCATGTTCAGTCATATAAAACACATTTATCTTTTTTCGCTGGGGGGAGTATTTCCAAAACATTAATGATTATTAACATTCTTTTAAAACAAGTTTTGGAATTTCATTTTTGATAGTTGTTAATCTTGTACTTTCGTCATTTTCTAATAAACATCTAAAATAGTTAATCGTCTTCTTTAAACCATCTTCTAATTTTTCCTCTGATCTCCAGCCAAGTTCTTTGATTGCCAGATCAATATTCGGTTTACGTTTTAGTGGATCATCCTCTGGCAAAGGTTTATAGATAAGTTTACTAGTTGAATTGGTTAACTCAATTACTTTCTGTGCAAGTTCTAAAATTGTGAATTCCTCAGGATTTCCAATATTTATAGGTCCTGTCAAACCTTCACGAGAGTTCATCATGCGGGTCAGGCCTTCAATCAAGTCATCAACATAGCAAAAACTTCTGGTCTGTGTACCTTTCCCGTAAATGGTTATGTCTTCGCCCTTAAGTGCCTGCACAATGAAATTGCTCACCACTCTCCCATCGTTTGGGTGCATCCTGGGACCATAGGTATTAAAAATTCGTACCACTTTTATATCTAAACCATGTTGACGTCTGTAGTCAAAAAAAAGTGTTTCAGCACATCTTTTCCCTTCGTCATAACATGCTCGTGGTCCAATGGAATTTACATTACCTCGATATTTTTCTGACTGGGGATGGACCTGTGGATCACCATAAACTTCTGAAGTTGAAGCCTGCAGGATCTTTGCATCCAGTCTCTTTGCAAGGTCCAGCATATTGATTGCACCCATTACTGAGGTTTTTGTTGTCTGAACCGGATCAAACTGATAATGGACAGGACTGGCTGGACAGGCAAGATTGTAAATTTCATCTACTTCCACGGAAAGCGGAAAATTAATGTCGTGGCGAATAACCTCAAAATAGGGGTCTTTCATGAGGTGAACAATATTTCTTTTTTTGCCAGTGAAGAAATTATCTACACATATAACTTCATGACCTTCATTTAATAAGCGTTCACAGAGATGTGACCCTAAAAAACCAGCTCCACCAGTAACCAAAATTTGTTTTCTCATATAATTCCTTCTTGTTGTGTTAGAATTTCGACTGAATATACCATTCATAAGTTCGTTCAATTCCATTCTTCAACGAAATACTGGCTTTCCATCCAAGACCATTCAATTTTGTAACGTCCATCAATTTCCTCGGAGTCCCATCGGGTTTTGAAGTATCATACCTGATCTTCCCTTCAAACCCAACAATTTCTTTGATTAATGCAGCTAATTCGCCTATTGTAACATCTTCTCCAACCCCAATATTCACAAACTCCCCTATCTCCGAAAAATCATAATTCTCCATCAAATACACACAGGCATCCGCCATATCGTCCACATGCATGAACTCTCTAAGTGGCTTTCCTGTACCCCACACAACAACTTCAGGTTCGTTATTCACCTTTGCTTCATGGAATTTCCTTATCAACGCAGGCATCACATGGGAAGTTTCGAGATCAAAATTATCATTCGGCCCGTAGAGGTTGGTCGGCATTACCGAGATGAAGTTGGTCCCATACTGCTGGTTGTAATGTTTGCAGAGCCTTATGCCTGCGATCTTTGCAATTGCATAGGCTTCGTTAGTTTCCTCAAGTGGACCTGATAACAAATATTCTTCTTTGAGGGGCTGCGGGGCTAATTTAGGATAGATACAGGAAGAGCCAAGGAAAAGCAGTTTTTTTACGCCGTACTTATAGGAGGCGTGGATGATGTTTGCTTCGATCATCAAATTCTCATAGATAAATTGAGCGGGGTAGGTGCTGTTAGCAAGGATTCCACCCACTTTTGCTGCAGCTAAGAAGACGTATTCGGGCTTTTCCTGTTCGAAGAATTCGTTTACTGCCTGCTGGTTGGTAAGGTCAAGTTCTTTATGGGTGCGGAAGATCAGGTTGGTGTATTCTTTAGATTCAAGTTTTCTTTTGAGGGCTGAACCTACGAGGCCGCGATGGCCGGCTAAGTAGATTTTTGAGTCTTTGTCCATTTTATCGCCTTTAGTTTTACAGGGGGAATTTTAGGGGAGGGTTTTGCTATTTTTGCTATTATACTTCAGCAACCTTTATAAAATATTAAGATTTAGCTTTGAACTTTCAGCCATGTTTTCTTCAAGTTCCTGACAGGCTGCTAATTTATCAAAGGGATAGTTTTTCAGGACTTCTTCCTCATCGGATTTTATCATTATTTTTACCAGCTCTTCCATTTTGACTTTTGGTTCCCAGCCAAGTTTTTCTCTGGCTTTTGAGGGGTCGCCGATAAGGAGTTCTACTTCAGTTGGCCTGTAATATCCAGGATCTATTTCAACTATGATTTTGCCTGTACTGGCATCGAGTCCTACTTCTTCTACGCCTTTTCCCTGCCAGATAATGTCTATTCCTAACTCTTTGAATGTAAGTTCCGTAAATTTCCGGACTGAATGGGTTTCGCCTGTTGCTATAACGTAATCATTGGGGGTTTCCTGCTGGAGCATCAGCCACATGGCTTCCACGTAGTCTTTTGCAAAACCCCAGTCCCTTTTTGAATCAAGATTTCCAAGGTAGAGCCTTTCCTGCAAGCCGTACTTTATTTTTGCAGCAGCCATTGTGATTTTTCTTGTAACGAAGGTTTCACCGCGGCTCGGGGATTCGTGGTTAAAGAGGATCCCGTTGCAGGCAAAAATTCCGTAGGCTTCCCGATAATTTATCGTTATCCAGTAGGCGTACAGTTTGGCGGCTGCATATGGGCTTCTCGGGTAAAATGGAGTTGTTTCTTTCTGGGGGATTTCCTGGACTTTTCCGTAAAGTTCACTGGTTGAGGCCTGGTAGAATTTCGTTTTCTTTTCAAGGCCGAGGATGCGGATAGCTTCCAGAATACGTAGTGTTCCCAATCCATCAGAGTTTGCTGTGTATTCAGGAGTTTCAAAGGAAACCTGAACATGGCTCTGAGCAGCCAGGTTGTAAATTTCATCCGGCTTCACTTCCTGAATGATCCGAATAAGGTTAGTAGAATCGGTCAGGTCTCCGTAATGCATGAAAAAGTTTACATTTCTTTCGTGGGGGTCTTTGTACAGGTGATCAATTCTTGCCGTATTAAAGGAAGAAGATCGTCGTTTGACTCCATGCACAATATATCCTTTATTCAAAAGAAACTCAGCCAGGTATGCGCCGTCCTGACCTGTAATCCCGGTGATTAAGGCGACTTTTTCCATATTACAACCTCGGATTTACTTATTAATAATTCGTAGGGGGACCAAAGCTTTAAAAATAATTTATTAAACTTCTGCCAGGTGATTCATTTACTTCCAGACACATCATCAAACATGACAATGTCCCCTTCGTCCACAAACTCTCCAAACTGAATCTCTGTAGGCTTCATGGGAAACTTTCCCGGCTGAGAGATCAGAGCCTTATTCCTTAACAACCTGCAAGAATTATATATTAAATGCATGAAATATCCGGAGAGCATAGGTCAAAAACGCATTCAATAGAAGTGCATAACGACCTTTTGAATAAAGGGTTTATATATGTGTCAGAAAGTATTTTTGTTGCAAGTAAAGATAGGGCGGAAGTTATTAAAAAACTTTTGCATGAAACTTTAGATAAACGTTACCTAAGTTGTTTTACCGGAATATTCAGGATCTTGGGCAATAAAGGCTACTGGCTACGATAACTTAGATTATTCCAAAAAATTAATTCAACTGAAGACATCAATAAGGGCATACGTCCCAGGGTGAAAATTCGTGGGTGCGCTAATTTTTAAATAACTGTTACAGAGTCAGGTCCATTTTGACTGTTTTATTCGGGGAGGCGTTTCCGGTTATTTTGCACCCTTTACTTATTGGAAAATATTGACATAACCCGTGTCCACTTCGGAAACATTACCTCAGAAAAGCACATTATACCTTTGCTCATACAAGACTTCCTGTATAGGACACTTTTAGGTATCATGGACAAGCCGGTCATTGAGTAGAACTCACCTACAACCATTTTCACATCAAAAAACTCGCCTATATCCATTTTAACATCAAAAATAACATAGCGGGCAGAAGTTTCTTCCGGAGGTGGATTGCTTCAAGGAAGAAAGTAGTTTCTTCTTCGGACCGACTGTGGAGAAAGTTCATATAAAGCCTCAAGGCTTTAGCATCAAGATAAAGGGCATGCTGTCCTCCAACAATATTTTAAGTTTATTCATTTTCATTTAATGTGTTTATATAATTTTATATAACATTTGATCAATTACCATTCATTCCTTTATACAACAACCAGACCTTAACGAACCATTGCCTTACCGAACTTTTTAATACATCCACAATAGTGCCCGATTTCGTCCATTTTGATTATATTATCTCAACAAAATGAGATTTTTGTAAAGTAAATTGACGTAAGTAATACTGTTTCGGAATCTGGTATATAAGTAAACAAATAAATAAACAAATAAGTAAACAAATAAATAAACGAATAAATAAACGAATAAATAATTATGATATTGAAAAATGCAGGAAACTGAAAGGAAATCCCATGAAAATTCTTGTGATACCTACTACTGATTGGATCAGACACCCTGTACCTAATCGGCTTAATTTCATATTTGATATACTTGCAGAAAAACATGAAGTGTATGTACTACATTTCAACCTGGAGAACTTCAAAAATAACAGAGCAAGAAAAACAGCTTGCACACTAATAGATACAAAATTTATAGATGTAAAAGATCCGTCTCTTTATTACTTATTAAACTGGCCAAAGCATTTTTTGAAAATGAGAGAAATAATAAAAAAAGAAGGCATAGATGTTGTTCTCTCTGCAAACATCCTCCCATCGTTTATAATAAACTTTTTAAATGTACCTGTTGTTTTTGACTATCTGGACCACTTAGAGGAATCTGCTGCAATATATTACCCGGAATCTTTTTTTGGAAAAATTGTTAAGAATGGAGTAAGGCAAATTACAAGGTATAATTTAAGACATTCAGCGTCGGTTATAACCGTTACTCAGGAACTCAAAGGTTTTCTGGAAGGTATACGAGTCAAAAATATAGAAGTAATTCCTAATGGAGTAAATTGCAACCTTTTAAGGCCTCTCCCAAAAGAGGAGGCAAAAAAGGAATTGGGCTTAAAAGGAAATGTCATAGGATATGTAGGGTCACTTGAGCACTGGGTAGATCTTGAGATGGTTGTAGAAGCCCTCCCTGATCTCGAAGTCAGCCTTCTGGTTGTGGGACCGGGGCTATTTACGGATTACGGGGAAAAGATCAAAGAGATGGCAAACAAGCTGGGAGTTTCGGAAAAGATCACCTTTACAGGAGCAGTGCCTTACGAGGAGTTAGGGACTTATATTTCAGCTATGGATATAGGGCTCAATACACTGAAAAAAATGGATAAAAACGAATATGCAGCTGGAGGAAAGGTGTTTAATTACCTGGCCTGCGGAAGACCCGTGTTATCCAGCAGGACAATTTCCCTTGTAAGAATGCTCGGAGATAACTTATTTTACTACGATGATAAAGACGGGTTCATAAAAGAAACAAAAAGGATTCTGGAGACTCCGGATAATGAGAAAAAATATAGAGAACTTGCTAAAACTTTTGACTGGGAAGTCCTTGCCCAAAAATACGAAGAGGTCTTGAGGAGAGCCACATGAGAGTTTTATTGCTATCCAGTCAACCTGAGAGGACAACCCGTCTTCAGATGTTCAAAAGGAGTCTGGAAGAACTTGGATACGATGTTATAGTTCCAAAATTTGAGAGTAGAAACTGGATAAAAATAGCTGGATCTGCAGAGCAATTAATCAAGAACGAAAAACCAGATGTCGTTCATATTTTTAATGTACCTGATGTGATATACAGCAGATTACCAGAACTCAAAGGCAGGTTTTTCAAGAAAATGATCTATGATTATAGGTCACCCTGGGGTCTTGAGCTGCAAATGAACGTAGGTCTGGCAGGGAAAATAGTAGCTGAACACTTTGAGAAAAAATTGGCAATTAACGCTGATCTTATTACTACAGTAAACAAGCCTCTCGGAGATAAAGTTAAAACTTATATAGGAAATTTACAGACCGAAATACATGAAATTCCAAACTACCCATTAAAAAGTTTTGTGAACAATGCTAAGGAGAATTTGAAGGAAGATGAAGCAATAACTTTTCTTGGGAGGATTTGTGAAAGGGAAGGCATAAAGAGCCTTTTGAACATTGCTAAAAAGTTTCCGGACGAAAAGTTTCGAATTGTGGGAGATGGGCCTTTTGCAAAGTGGTATTTAGCAAAAAAACCACAAAATGTAGAATACCTGGGTTGGCAGCCGCATGAAAATATACCAGGCATAATACAAAATGCAAAAATATGTCTGATCCCTTTCCAGGAAAGCATGCTTACCAAATACACAACCGATAAAAGTGTCTGGAAACTTAATGAATATCTCAATTTTGGAAGACTTGTAATAGCCTCGGGAATCTCAAAGGAAGAGGACAGAAAAAATCTGCTGATTGTAAAAAGTTCTGAGCTTGAAAATGCCATTTCAGAATATCTTGATAAAAAGCCAGAAAAATTAAACCCTGAAGATTACCGTTTCTGGGAATCAAACACCAGAAGAATAAAAGAAATCTATGAAAAAATCCTGTAAAAATTGTAAGATTGAATACGGGAACTACAATTAATTCATTTGAAGAATTAATTCATTTGAAGAATTAATTAAATTGAAGAATTAATTAAATTGAAGAATTAATTCATTTGAAGAATTAATTCATTTGAAAAAACAGAATAAGAAATTACGTATTTGGATGCGGAAGTTTAACAATAAAGCGGGAAGTCCCCTTCCTCGGCAGGTATTAGCCTTACAGGTAGGGGGTAGTTCACATAAAAAGATATACAAACACTCTCAGCAGAATACAGGCAAGGGTATAATGTTAAAAATTTGTATGTTATCAACAAGCCATAATCCCCTCGATACCCGGATATTTTATAAAGAAGCAAAAAGCCTTAAAAAAGTGGGTTATGATGTCAGCGTCTTGGGCCACACCAGTGAAAAAACCATAGATGAAGTAGACGGGATTAAAATCATAGGAATCGATAAAAAAGTGGATCCAAAAGAATACCTGCAGTTATTGAAACAATT is drawn from Methanosarcina lacustris Z-7289 and contains these coding sequences:
- a CDS encoding glycosyltransferase; translated protein: MRVLLLSSQPERTTRLQMFKRSLEELGYDVIVPKFESRNWIKIAGSAEQLIKNEKPDVVHIFNVPDVIYSRLPELKGRFFKKMIYDYRSPWGLELQMNVGLAGKIVAEHFEKKLAINADLITTVNKPLGDKVKTYIGNLQTEIHEIPNYPLKSFVNNAKENLKEDEAITFLGRICEREGIKSLLNIAKKFPDEKFRIVGDGPFAKWYLAKKPQNVEYLGWQPHENIPGIIQNAKICLIPFQESMLTKYTTDKSVWKLNEYLNFGRLVIASGISKEEDRKNLLIVKSSELENAISEYLDKKPEKLNPEDYRFWESNTRRIKEIYEKIL